From Apium graveolens cultivar Ventura chromosome 9, ASM990537v1, whole genome shotgun sequence, the proteins below share one genomic window:
- the LOC141687082 gene encoding translationally-controlled tumor protein homolog, protein MLVYQDLLTGDELLSDSFPYKEIENGCLWEVEGKWVVQGAVDVNIGANPSAEGGGEDEGVDDQAQKVVDIVDTFRLQEQPPFDKKQFVAFIKKYIKNLTPKLEDDKKEEFKKGIEGATKYLLGKLKDLQFFVGESMHDDGSLVFAYYKEGATDPTFLYFGHGLKEIKC, encoded by the exons ATGTTGGTTTATCAAGATTTGCTTACTG GTGATGAGCTTCTTTCAGACTCGTTTCCATACAAGGAAATTGAGAACGGATGCCTATGGGAAGTTGAGGGAAAG TGGGTTGTGCAAGGAGCAGTTGATGTGAACATTGGAGCAAATCCTTCTGCTGAGGGTGGTGGTGAAGATGAAGGTGTTGATGATCAGGCCCAAAAGGTCGTTGATATTGTTGACACATTCAGGCTTCAG GAGCAACCTCCTTTTGATAAGAAGCAGTTTGTTGCTTTCATCAAGAAGTACATTAAAAATTTGACACCCAAGTTAGAGGATGACAAGAAAGAGGAATTCAAGAAGGGTATTGAAGGGGCAACCAAATACCTACTCGGGAAGCTGAAGGACCTCCAGTT TTTTGTTGGGGAAAGCATGCACGATGACGGTAGCTTGGTTTTTGCCTATTACAAGGAAGGTGCAACTGATCCAACCTTTTTATACTTTGGCCATGGATTGAAGGAGATTAAGTGCTAG